The Actinomycetota bacterium genomic interval TCGTTCTCGTCGTGCTGCGCTGCGACCCCGGTGCGTGGCGTGAACCGAGCGGCGTGATCCTTAGCTGATCAAGACTCCGCGCGTGGTTCCGGAGAAGGATCCTTGGAGATGTCGTACTCCACCCCGAAGCCCAGGAGACGCTTGACCGAAGACGCGAACTCATCTGGGCTCACTCCTAGTCGGACCCCGAAGCCGACAGCGATCCACCAGACCGCGAGCGCTCCGATCAACCCGAACCCACCACCCTCTGCTATGGCGTTGATCGCGATGAACGATCCCGCTATGTAGAAGAGGTACGCGACGCGTCGGCGCATCACAGGATCGTATAGCCCTTGGTGTGCTGCCCTGAGGGGCCTTGTTCGAGGTGGATGTGAAGATGCCTCAGTGGTATCTGTCGTCGTCGGAATCGCGCTGGGACTCGCAGCGCGCCTCGTTGACGATGTCGCGCCCCGCTGGGTCGGCAATGTCGGAGCTGTCTGGTTCCTAGCCGGCTTCCTCGTAGGCCGTAGGCAACGGTCTCTGCGGAAAGGAGCAACCGCAGGCGCGCTCTGTCTCCTCACTGCAACACTGGCTTACTACGCCTGGCGGATCGGCATCGACCAGACCATCTCGCTGCGCTACCTCACGCGCGTCGGTCTCTTTTGGTTGGTAACGGCTGTAGTGGTGGGAGTGATCTCAGGGATCGCCGGCGCCAAGTCCCACCGTTGGTCGCTCGCGTGGGGAGTGGCCATCGGCGTGCTCGTCGGTGAAGCAGTCGCGGCCGCTTTACTCGCTCAGCGATGGGAACAGGTGGCTCTTGAAGCAGCGGGTGGAGTTGGCCTCTTCTTCTATTCGAAGCGTCCGCTGGCCAAGATCTTCTCCTCGACGGTAGCCACTGCAACCCTCGTGGCGATCGGTGCCACTATCTATCGGGTGCTCCTCCGTTGACTTGTTAGGCGCTGGACCGGACGCCTGCGCCAGTGGAGCGAGGTGTTGGGTCTGTCTCGCTAGCTCAAGGAACCCTCGCGACCAAAGGCGGCTTCTTGGTGCGGGGGGGTCGTTATCCCGCGTTCCGGACGATGGGGAAGCTGACCGTGCCACTGTCCGGCAGCTTGTCCACGCAATAACGGATTCGGCAATCGACGCTGGGCTCCACCCGCAACGGCCTTTTCCAGAACGTCTGGAACTCTGCGTCGTAGCGGCGGCTGTCTGGATAGAAGAGGTATTCCGGGATCACGAACGAGACCGTTCGCTCGTCCACCTGACGAACGTCGATCTTGAGAGGGGAGCAATCACCGCAGTCGACCATGTCTTCCATCAGATAGGCCACGAGGCCACGGTTGTCATGCCAGTAGATCTCGCCCTGCCATAGACCTGAGCACCGACCTGGGTAGCAGTCGCTGAAGTCCGGGTCCTGCTCGTAGAGATACATCCACAGATAGAACTCCTGCGGATCGAAGCTCTCATAGGTGCGGACCGTGTGAACGAAGTGGATGCCGCCTGGCGTGGGCTTCACCTTCCAGCGCATGTACTCGATGTCCAGCTTCCCGGAAGTGTCATCGCGGTCCGAGTGAGTGACCTTCGTTGGCGCCGCCTGCGAGGGGACGGATACAAGAGCGGAGGCCAGCAGCGCTAGTGCCAGGCAAGTCATCGTCACGCGCTTCATGAGTGAGCTTTCTCCCTCTCCCCGGTAGGACCTTCACTACGCAGACGCCCGACATGCTTCAGACGCTGCATCCGTCGGTCACATCGGCGGAGAGAAGGAGGTCAGACCAGGGCTCGGCGCCAACAGCAGCACTGCGATGAGTACGCGCCTCACTCGACCGTGAAGCCCGCTTGTTCCGATCGGCACCCTGTCCGAAGTAGGGGATCTAGGGCTGCCCCGCCGGTCCGCCTCAGGCGTGCTTGCGGTAGAGAAGCGTGTACCGGTCGTACATGTGGCGACGAACCTTCGAGCACGGAAGGATGGCGTCCGCCGCTGTCCGGATCTCCCGTAGCGTGTCGTGCCAATCGGCAACAACACCTCCTGATCGTCTCAGTGGTGCTTGGGTGTGGTGTCGGACGACGCCGACGGGCAGGTCGAGCAATCCCGTAACCGCGGCGTAGGCGTAGTCGAACGCGGTGGCGAGCTTGTAGAGGCCGAGGACGGCTAGGACCCCGTGTGGCGCGAGCAGCGAGCCCAGCCGCTCAAGCCCAGGCCGCAACGGCATGTGATGGAGGGCCGACAGGCACGAGACGAAGTCGAATGCGCCGACAGGAAGGTCTGCCTCCAGCAGGTCAGCCTCGAAATACTGAACGACGGCCCCTCCCGGCGCTGAGCGCGCTGTACTGATCATGTCGGCATCGCGGTCTATGGCCACTACTTCTGGAACCTTCTCCGCGACGCGCGTGGCAAAGAGGCCGGAGCCGCAGCCGACATCAAGCGCCCTCTGTGCTCCGGGCGGTATCTGTTGAAGCAGGAACCGGTGGTAGTGGATGTTGTGGTCCCACATCATCCACTTCGGCTTCTGCGGAACCTTCATTGACGCGATCGTAGCCATATGGGCGGCCGCGCGACCGGTTGCTGCGCACGTTCTGGTACGGGTATGACCTGGCTATATCGCGGCTGATAAACAGTCTCCGTGGCGGACACCAGACGAGACCTCGCCGCTCGGCGCGCATCGTTCTTGACTGAGGGCAACGGGTACGAGCGGTATCGACCCGGTTATCCCGAAGCGGCAATCAAGTGGGTGGTTCATGGCTCGCGTCAGCGGATCGTCGACGTTGGCTGCGGGCCTGGGAACCTGACGGTTCAACTGGCGGAGGCAGGTCACGAGGTTGTGGGGGCCGATCCGTCGACTGCCATGTTGGGCACAGCGCGGAGGCGAGGTCTGAACGTCGTCCGAGGCGTGGCCGAGGCGCTCCCATTCGTTGACGCATGTGCTGACGTGGTCACGGCCGCAACCGCCTTCCACTGGTTCGACCACGAGCGCGCGGTCCTTGAGATGCGCCGTGTTCTGCGGTCGGGGGGCCGCGTGGCTCTGCTGACGAACATGCGCGACGAGAGTGTCCCTTGGGTTCGGGCGCTGTCGCAGATCATCGGCAGCGAGGCCGCGATGGGTGTGACGTTGGGCGGCGCAGACGGAATGGAAGAAGAGTTCACAGCGACGCTTGAACGCCGTGGCTCATTCCGCTCGACGCAGTGGCGGATCTTCGACCATGTGCAGGAATTGACGCCAGAAGATCTGGTCGGCCTCGTCCGCACCCGCAGCTATATCGCGATCCTCCCACCCGAGGAGCGGGAGCAGCTGCTCGAAGGCGTCAGGGAGCTGTGTCGGACACATGTAGACCTGCGCGGCAAGAGGTCGTTCGTTCTCCCGTACAAGACGCACGTTTGCCGTTCGGGAGCGTCCTAGTCGATAGTTCTAAGCCGGCTAACCGATCGATGATGGGGGCGAAGCCCGGCCCGCCTCCATGGCTTCGAAATGACTCGCTACTTCTTCCGCCGGAGGCGGATGCAACATGGTCTCGATGAAAGCCTCCGCGACATGCGGGCAGCCACTTGCTTTCATCGCAGTGGCCGCGGCCTTCGTGTCGTAGTTGGTCCTACGAAATTCGATGTTCGGGCCAAGCAGGGCCCAGTAGGCGCCAGGCTCGCGTTGGTATGGCATTCCGACGCTTCCCGCATTGATCACGTGGTGACTCCCTACGTCCCGCTCAAACTGCATATGCGTGTGACCACAAACGATCGTGCGTTCCCGCACCTCCGCAAGAGCCGTACGGAGCCGGTCTACTGGACTCAGGGGAGTAATGACTTCCTCGTCGCTGCGGGGTGATCCGTGGCAGAACATCACATCGCCGATCCCATCGACGTCTGCGACGAAGCTTGTGGCGAGGCGGTCGAGCCACTGCTGCTGCTCGTTCGTCAACTGGTCCGCGACCCACAGAGTGATGTCAGCAGTAATCTCATCGATACCGTCTGCCGTTCCGAGGCGCTGCGCTACTTCCCGGTCAGCGTTGCCGCGAATGAAGGTCGCGTTCTCAAGGTGTTGCAGATGGTCAACTGTTTCACGCGGGAACGGTCCCCACGCGATGTCGCCCCCAATGAGAATGACTTCAACGCCCTCTCGCTCGACTTCCCGTAGCACTGC includes:
- a CDS encoding methyltransferase domain-containing protein gives rise to the protein MADTRRDLAARRASFLTEGNGYERYRPGYPEAAIKWVVHGSRQRIVDVGCGPGNLTVQLAEAGHEVVGADPSTAMLGTARRRGLNVVRGVAEALPFVDACADVVTAATAFHWFDHERAVLEMRRVLRSGGRVALLTNMRDESVPWVRALSQIIGSEAAMGVTLGGADGMEEEFTATLERRGSFRSTQWRIFDHVQELTPEDLVGLVRTRSYIAILPPEEREQLLEGVRELCRTHVDLRGKRSFVLPYKTHVCRSGAS
- a CDS encoding DUF6518 family protein, translated to MVSVVVGIALGLAARLVDDVAPRWVGNVGAVWFLAGFLVGRRQRSLRKGATAGALCLLTATLAYYAWRIGIDQTISLRYLTRVGLFWLVTAVVVGVISGIAGAKSHRWSLAWGVAIGVLVGEAVAAALLAQRWEQVALEAAGGVGLFFYSKRPLAKIFSSTVATATLVAIGATIYRVLLR
- a CDS encoding metallophosphatase family protein; translated protein: MRIAALYDIHGNQPALEAVLREVEREGVEVILIGGDIAWGPFPRETVDHLQHLENATFIRGNADREVAQRLGTADGIDEITADITLWVADQLTNEQQQWLDRLATSFVADVDGIGDVMFCHGSPRSDEEVITPLSPVDRLRTALAEVRERTIVCGHTHMQFERDVGSHHVINAGSVGMPYQREPGAYWALLGPNIEFRRTNYDTKAAATAMKASGCPHVAEAFIETMLHPPPAEEVASHFEAMEAGRASPPSSIG
- a CDS encoding class I SAM-dependent methyltransferase codes for the protein MKVPQKPKWMMWDHNIHYHRFLLQQIPPGAQRALDVGCGSGLFATRVAEKVPEVVAIDRDADMISTARSAPGGAVVQYFEADLLEADLPVGAFDFVSCLSALHHMPLRPGLERLGSLLAPHGVLAVLGLYKLATAFDYAYAAVTGLLDLPVGVVRHHTQAPLRRSGGVVADWHDTLREIRTAADAILPCSKVRRHMYDRYTLLYRKHA